The segment CAGATTCCTGCAACATCCGCTTTTCGTTCCGCACAATGATGTCCGGCGCGCGCAATTCAATCAGCCGCTTGAGGCGGTTGTTCCGGTTGATCACACGACGATAAAGGTCGTTAAGGTCGGAGGTCGCAAAACGGCCACCGTCCAGCGGCACTAGCGGGCGCAGTTCGGGCGGGATGACCGGAATGACCGTCAGAACCATCCACTCGGGGCGGTTGCCGGATTCCAGGAAGCTCTCAACCACTTTCAGGCGCTTGATGATCTTCTTGGGCTTCAACTCGCCGGTCGCTTCCTTGAGGTCGGCGCGCAGGGTCTCGGCTTCCTGCTCAAGGTCGATGGCAGCCAGCATTTCACGGATCGCCTCGGCGCCGATGTTGGCGGTAAAGGCGTCCATGCCATACACGTCCTGCGCGTCCATGAACTCTTCTTCGGTCAGCATCTGACCGTAGGTGAGGTCCGTCAGGCCCGGTTCAATCACCACGTAGTTCTCGAAATAGAGCACCCGCTCGAGGTCACGAAGCGTCATGTCCAGCATGAGGCCAATGCGCGACGGCAGCGATTTCAGGAACCAGATGTGGGCACAGGGGGCGGCCAGTTCGATGTGGCCCATCCGCTCGCGACGGACCTTCTGCAATGTGACTTCGACACCGCATTTTTCGCAGACGACGCCGCGATATTTCATGCGCTTGTACTTGCCGCACAGACATTCGTAGTCTTTGATCGGGCCAAAGATCCGCGCGCAGAACAGACCGTCGCGCTCGGGCTTGAACGTCCGGTAGTTGATGGTTTCGGGCTTTTTGATTTCGCCAAAGGACCACGACAGGATCCGTTCCGGCGAGGCGAGTGAAACCTTGATCTCGTCAAAGGTCTTGACCGGAGCGACCGGATTGAACGGGTTGTTTGTCAGTTCCTGGTTCATTTTGATACCTCGAATATCGGGTGGAAAGATGGAGGGAGCCGCCAAGATTTTTCATCCGAAAAATCTTGGCGCAAAAATCTTCGAAGAAGATTTTTATTCTTACTCGTCCTCTTCCGCATCCAGGAGTTCCATGTTGAGGCCCAGACCCCGGACCTCCTTCACAAGCACGTTAAACGATTCCGGGATCCCGGCCTCGAAGTTGTCTTCGCCTTTGACGATCGACTCGTAGACCTTGGTCCGGCCCGCGACATCATCGGATTTAACTGTCAGCATTTCCTGCAAGGTGTAAGCCGCGCCGTACGCCTCGAGCGCCCAGACCTCCATCTCCCCAAAGCGCTGACCACCGAACTGAGCCTTACCACCCAGCGGTTGCTGCGTGACGAGGGAGTACGGCCCGGTTGAGCGCGCGTGGATTTTGTCGTCCACAAGGTGATGCAGTTTCAGCAGGTATTTAACACCCACCGTCACCTGACGGCTGAACTTTTCGCCGGTACGGCCATCGAACAGATCGGATTGGCCCGACGTATCGAAACCGGCCCGGATCAAAGCATCATTTACGTCATTCTCTTTCGCGCCATCAAAGACCGGCGTGGCGATCGGAACCCCGCGGGTGACATTACCTGCCGCTTCGACAAGATGCTCCTCGTCCATGCCGACAATGCCTTCTTCATAGACATCGTCACCATAGGCGATCTTCATCGCCTCGCGTACAGGGGTCAGATCTCCGGAGCGTCTATAATCCTGCAGCGCCTCGTCAATCTTGATGCCCAGACCACGTGCGGCCCAACCCATATGGGTCTCCAGGATCTGACCGACGTTCATGCGCGACGGAACACCCAGCGGGTTCAGACAGAAATCGACCGGCGTACCATCTGCAAGGAACGGCATATCCTCCATCGGCACCACTTTCGAGATCACGCCCTTGTTGCCGTGACGGCCAGCCATCTTGTCGCCCGGCTGCAGCTTGCGCTTGACCGCGACGAACACCTTAACCATTTTCATCACGCCCGGGGGCAGATCGTCGCCACGACGGACTTTCTCGACCTTGTCCTCGAACCGCGCATCCAGAGTCCGCTTTTGCGCCTCGTACTGCTCGTTCAGGGCTTCAACGATCTTGGCATCATCCTCGTCCGTCAGCGCCAGCTGCCACCACTGACCACGGGTCAGCGAAGACAACAATTCATCGGTGATCTCGGAATTCGGACGCACGCCTTTGGGGCCTTTGACCGCAATCTTGCCTTCGATCATCGAGCGCAGACGCGCGTAGATGTTACGGTCCAAGATCGCCAGTTCGTCGTCGCGGTCACGCGCCAGACGCTCGACTTCTTCGCGTTCGATCTGCAACGCGCGTTCGTCCTTTTCCACACCGTGGCGGTTAAACACGCGCACCTCGACAACCGTACCGTAGTCGCCCGGTTTCACCCGCAGCGAAGTATCGCGCACGTCCGACGCCTTTTCACCAAAGATGGCGCGGAGGAGCTTTTCTTCCGGCGTCATCGGCGATTCACCCTTGGGGGTGATCTTGCCCACAAGGATATCGCCCGGCTCAACGTCCGCACCGATATAGACAATGCCAGCCTCGTCGAGGTTGCGCAGCGCCTCTTCACCGACGTTGGGGATGTCGCGTGTGATCTCTTCCGGCCCGAGCTTGGTGTCGCGCGCGGCCACTTCGAATTCCTCGATGTGCACGCTCGTGAACACGTCATCCCGCGAAATCCGTTCCGAGATCAGGATCGAATCTTCGTAGTTGTAACCGTTCCACGGCATGAAGGCGACGATGACGTTCTTGCCAAGCGCCAGTTCCCCCATATCCGTCGACGGACCGTCGGCGATCACCTCGCCCTTGGTCACGGTGTCACCGACCTTTACCAGCGGACGCTGGTTGATGCAGGTGTTCTGGTTCGACCGCTGGAACTTGCGCATGCGGTAGATATCGACCCCGGCATCGCCCAGTTCCAGATCGTCGGTGGCGCGCACCACGATCCGCATCGCATCGACCTGGTCGATGATGCCAGAACGCTTGGCCATGATCGCCGCGCCGGAATCCCGCGCCACGATCTCTTCGATGCCGGTGCCAACCAGCGGCGCCTCGGATCGCAGAGTCGGAACCGCCTGACGTTGCATGTTCGACCCCATCAGGGCGCGGTTGGCGTCGTCGTTTTCCAGGAACGGGATCAGCGACGCCGCAACCGAAACCAGCTGTTTCGGGCTGACGTCAATTAGATCTACATTTTCGTTCGGCGACAAGGTGTAGTCGCCGGATTTCCGGGTCGACACCAAGTCGTTCACAAAGCGCATGTTCTCGTCGAGATTGGCGTTGGCCTGCGCCACGGTGTGGCGCATTTCTTCGGTCGCGGACATGTAGTGCACTTCGTCGGTGACGACGGAGTCTTTGACCACCCGGTAAGGTGTTTCAATGAAGCCGTATTTGTTCACGCGGGCAAAAGTGGCCAGCGAGTTGATCAGGCCGATGTTCGGGCCTTCGGGCGTTTCAATCGGGCACATCCGGCCATAGTGGGTCGGATGCACGTCGCGTACTTCGAAACCGGCACGTTCACGGGTCAGACCGCCCGGCCCAAGGGCCGACAGGCGACGCTTGTGCGTGACTTCCGACAATGGGTTGGTTTGGTCCATAAACTGCGACAGCTGCGAGGAGCCGAAGAATTCGCGCACAGCAGCGGCGGCCGGCTTGGCGTTGATCAGATCCTGCGGCATCACCGTGTCGATCTCGACCGAAGACATGCGTTCCTTGATCGCGCGCTCCATGCGCAGCAGGCCAACGCGGTACTGGTTCTCCATCAATTCTCCGACCGAACGCACACGACGGTTGCCGAGGTGGTCAATGTCATCGATGTCACCACGTCCGTCACGCAGATCCACCAGCGCTTTGATGCAGGCGACAATATCGTCACGGTCCAGCGTGCGCTGGGTGTCCGGTTTGTCCAATGCAAGACGCATGTTCATCTTCACGCGACCAACAGCAGAGAGGTCATAACGCTCAGAATCAAAGAACAGCGTGTCGAACAGGTTCGACGCCGCCTCAACGGTGGGCGGCTCGCCCGGGCGCATCACACGATAGATGTCCATTAGCGCGGTATCGCGACCGGCATTCTTGTCCATCGCCATGGTGTTGCGCATGTAGGCGCCAACCGTCACGTTGTCGATGTCCAGAACCGGGATTTCGGTCACACCGGCATCCACAAGATCCTTGAGTGTCCCGCCAGTGACCGCACCATCCTTGTCGACGGTCCAAGTCAGCTCGTCCCCGGCTTCGACATAAATCGCGCCGGTATCTTCGTTGATGATGTCCTTGGACACAAAGCGGCCCACGACATTTTCGAACGGTACGAGCAAATCCTTGACCTTGTCGTCGTCAATCATCTGCTTGACGGCACGCGGCGTGATCTTCTTGCCAGCTTCGGCCAGAATCTCACCGGACTCGGCATCAACCAGATCAAAGGTGGGCCGGGTTCCGCGCACACGCTCGGGGAAGAATTTGGTGATCCAGCCGCGCTGGCCCTGCGCCGCTGTGAAGGTGACTGTGTTGAAATAGGCGTCCATGATCGCCTCCTGATCCATACCAAGGGCATAGAGCAGAGTGGTCACCGGCAGTTTGCGGCGGCGGTCGATCCGGGCATAAACATTATCCTTGGCATCGAATTCAAAGTCGAGCCAGGAGCCGCGATAGGGAATGATGCGGCAGGCGAACAGCAGCTTGCCCGAGGAATGCGTCTTGCCCTTGTCATGGTCAAAGAACACACCGGGGGAACGGTGCATCTGGCTGACGATAACCCGCTCGGTGCCGTTGACAACAAAGGTGCCGTTGGGTGTCATCAGGGGCATATCGCCCATGTAGACGTCCTGTTCTTTGATGTCCTTGACCGATTTCGCGCCGGTATCTTCGTCGATATCAAACACGATAAGACGCAGCGTCACTTTCAGCGGTGCAGCATAGGTCATGTCGCGCTGCTGACATTCCTCAACATCATATTTCGGCTTTTCCAGCTCGTAGCTGACAAATTCCAGGATCGATGTTTCGTTGAAATCTTTGATCGGAAAGACCGACTGGAACACGCCTTTGATGCCTTCGCCGTCAAGCGGCTGCGGCTGGTCGCCGGATTTCAGGAAAAGATCATAGGACGATTTCTGAACTTCGATCAGATTCGGCATTTCCAGAACTTCGCGGATTTTGCCGAAATACTTGCGAAGACGTTTCTGGCCAAGAAAGCTTTGCGCCATGTCAGGTGTCACCTTTTCAGTTTCTCAACGGACGCGCGGCGCTGTCGGGCCACAGCGGCACACCCATCAGAGACGGCAGAGTTTCGATCCATTCATGGCGCCCGTCCCACCGGACGCCTCCCGATCCTTGAACCTCGCCTTAGAAAAGCCCTTTGCGCCGATATGGCTGATAAGGGCCTCTCTGAGACAGGCTCGGCTGGACCCGGCAATCTCCGGATCCAGCCTGTTTTTTCAGTATTCCGGGCGCACCCGGAACCGATTACTTGAGCTCGACTTCGGCGCCAGCTGCTTCCAGCTTGCCCTTGATCTCGTCGGCTTCGGCTTTCGAAACCTGCTCTTTGACGGCTTTGCCGCCCGCTTCAACCAGGTCTTTGGCTTCTTTGAGGCCCAGACCGGTGATTGCGCGGACTTCCTTGATCACGTTGATCTTGGAGGCGCCGGCCGATTTCAGGATGACGTCGAATTCGGTCTGCTCTTCAGCAGCGGCACCGCCGGCATCTGCCGGGCCTGCCATCATCACTGCGCCGCCAGCGGCGGGCTCGATGCCGTACTCGTCTTTCAGGATAGTTTTCAGTTCTTGTGCTTCCAGCAGCGTGAGGTTCACGATTTGCTCAGCAAGTGCTTTCAGATCAGCCATTGTGACTTCTTTCCGTATCTAAATGTGTTCCAACGTCGGGATTACAACCCCACGATGATCCCATAGGTTGCTTACGCAGCCGCCTTGTCCTCGATTGTGGACAAGATGGATGCGATATTCGAAGCAGGTGCGCCAATGGCCCCGGCAATGTTCGATGCGGGTGCGCCGATGCAGCCAACGATCGAAGCAATAAGCTCCTCGCGCGACGGCATCTTCGACACGGATTCCACACCGGCCCGGTCCAGAGCATTCTCACCCATTGCGCCGCCAAGAATTTCAAACTTCTTGTTATCTTTGGCGAAGTCCTCGGCCACCTTGGCTGCTGCCACGGGGTCCTCGGAATAGGTCAGAACGGTCATGCCCGTCAGGAAGTCAGCAATGCTTGCGCAGGGCTTTCCCTCAAGGGCGATCTTGGCGAGCCTGTTCTTGGCGACGCGTACGGATGCTTCGGCAGCGCGTGCGCGCCCCCGGAGATCCTGCATCTCTGCAACCGTGAGACCTTCGTAATGTGCTACCACCACGACGCCAGAGCTTTCGAAGATCTGGCCGAGTTCCTCGACCAATTTCTCTTTCTGGGCTCTATCCACAGTTTTACTCCAAATTTGGGGGTCTCCCCCCGGCTCATGTCAGGGTGCGGTCAGACCGCACCCGTTACGGGTCCGTAGTCAGGGTCCCGAGGCCGTGATCGCCCGAAGGTCAAAGACCTGTCGGAAATCTTGTCTCGTTTCCCATCTCAGGAAGGAATTATTCCGGATATATCCCCGGAACCCTCCGTCTCGGACAGAACGAGGCCGATATTCTGGCCCCGCATTCGCCCCGAGGCTCGCGCCCCGGAGCCAATCTGTTATTCGACGTTTGCTTCGGCCACGTCTACAGTGATACCCGGGCCCATGGTCGAGCTCAGCGCGATGCGCTTGAGGTACGTCCCCTTGGCACCGGCCGGCTTTGCCTTGGTCACGGCCGAAACGAAGGCGCGGATGTTTTCCACCAGCTTGGCCTCGTCGAACGAAACCTTGCCAACGCCTGCATGCACAACACCGGCCTTTTCAGCCTTGAACTGAACCTGACCGCCCTTGGCTGCCGTGATGGCCTCCTTGACGTCCATGGTCACAGTACCGACTTTGGGGTTCGGCATCAGGTTACGCGGGCCCAGAACTTTGCCCAGACGACCGACGATCGGCATCATGTCAGGCGTCGCGATGCAACGATCAAAGTCGATCTTGCCGCCCTGAATGGCTTCCATCAGGTCTTCGGCACCAACGATATCAGCACCAGCCGCCGTGGCTTCCTCGGCCTTGGCGCCACGTGCAAAGACAGCGACGCGAACCGTCTTGCCCGTGCCATTTGGCAGACCAACGACACCGCGAACCATCTGGTCAGCGTGACGCGGGTCAACACCAAGGTTCATGGCGATCTCGACGGTTTCATCGAACTTTGCATTGGCATTGCCCTTGATCAGGGCGACGGCCTCGGCAATCGTGATATCCTCTTTGCCGGCAAAGGCCTCACGGGCCGCGCGGGTGCGTTTTCCAAGTTTAGCCATCTTACTTAACCTCGATGCCCATGGACTTTGCGGAGCCCAGAATGATCTGCATGGCGGCCTCAACGTCGTTCGCGCTCAGGTCCTTCATCTTTGCTTCGGCAATTTCACGTACCTGCGAGACAGTCACCGATGCGACAGTCTCACGGCCCGGAAGAGGCGAACCCTTAGGACGATTGCGTTTGCCCACTGGTTTCATGCCGGCTGCCTTCTTGAGGTAATAAGACGCGGGCGGCGTCTTGATTTCCATCGTAAAGGACTTGTCCTGATAATACGTGATCACAGTCGGGCACGGCGCGCCAGGCTCCATTTCCTGCGTCTTGGCGTTGAACGCCTTGCAGAACTCCATGATATTGATGCCGCGCTGACCCAGCGCCGGACCCACGGGCGGGCTCGGGTTGGCCTGCCCGGCCTTGATCTGCAGTTTCATCTTGCCAGCAAGCTTCTTTGCCATCTGGCTACTCCTTTATGTCCAACGGCCCCCTGACGCGTCAATCGGGCCTTGTCGTTGCCGTGGTGCGGTTCGGACATCGCGATGCCAACACCTCCCACGCTTGCGGCGCCCAAAGGCGCCCTACCCTCAGGCCCCCTGCTTGGTGACCTGAGTGAATTCCAGCTCGACCGGAGTTTCCCGACCAAAGATCGACACCGCGACCCGCAGGCGCTGGGTGTCTTCGTCCACACCCTCAACCATGCCGTCGAAATCTTCGAACGGACCATCGTTGACCTTGACCCGCTCACCGATCTCAAAATGTATTAGCGTACGCGGGCTATCCTCGCCTTCCTGCACATTGTGCAGGATCGCGCTGACCTCGGCGTCGCGCATCGGCATCGGACGCCCCTGCGGACCCAAAAACCCGGTTACGCGGTTGATCGAGTTGATCAGGTGGTAGCCCCGGTCGGACATTTCCATCTTGACCAATACATAGCCCGGCATGAACCGGCGCTCGGTCGTGACCTTCTTGCCGCGGCGGATCTCGATCACCTCTTCGGTCGGCACCAGAACCTCTTCGATCTGATCCTCAAGCTCCTGTTCGGCAACCGCCGTCCGGATCTGTTCGGCGATCTTCTTCTCGAAATTCGAGAGCACGCTCACCGAATACCACCGCTTCGCCATCTGGCCTCAACCCTTATTCCTGCGCCGGGCCATACCCCGCGTCTTTTTAGACTTCCGACCTGTGGGGTCGTTCTCCGAAACGAAAATCGGCGTGCAAAACGAATCATTGCACGCCCGTATGCGGAAAGTTGCCGTTGACTACCCGTCGCGCCGCCCGAGTTCAAGTGTGCCGGGCAGCTTTTCCCAACGTTTGGGCACGTCTCAGCCGAAAAACGTCAGCATCTCCTGCACGCCACTGCGGATCACGATGTCAACCAGCGCAAAAAATACCGCCGTAAGCGACGCCATGACAAATACCATGACAGTGGTCAGCAACACCTCGCGACGCGACGGCCAGACGACCTTGGCCACTTCCGACCGGACTTGCTGAACGAACTGGAGCGGGTTTGTGCGGGCCATGGATATCTTCTCTGTTAGGTTGGCCGCTGACATACGGGGTTGCGGTTCCGGTTTCAAGTGCGCACACACCCGCCCGCCTGTAGCGGGATCGTGATAGCAACACTGCGTCGCGACATGGAACCGGACGCCAACTAAATGCGTTCATGCGATTCCTTTTGTTTGATTTGTCTTTCCCTAATATTATCAACCGTTTGTGAACTCGGAATTCGACGGGAACGAAATTCGTATTTGCTGGTTGTCCTTTCATACCACGGCGCATGACGATGAGAGCGCCGGGCGAAAACGATAAAGGAGTACCATTATGAAACGCTTTATGATTGCAACCGCCCTTACCCTCAGCATGGCCGGTGGCGCTATGGCCGCGACCGAAGGCGAGATCGTCCAGATCGAAAGATACCTGCCCGATGTTGACGCGTCGACGCTCACCGATACTCAGGTTGCGAGCGCCATGAACATCATCAACAGCAGCGACATGACCAGCGAAGACATCGCCACACTGCGCAGCGTTGTAGAGGGAGCTGAATTCAAGGCTTCGCACTCATCTTCCTCGATGCTAAGTGCCGAAGAAATCGCGATACTTCAGCCGTATACCCCCGGCGTTGATCTGACCATGGTGTCGCGCGCTCAGGCACAGCCCGCTCTGGCAGTGATCAACAGCGGTGAGGCAAATGCCGATATGGGCGGCACTGTCTCTGCGATTATCATCGGCACGGACGAGGCCATCGGCGAAGGCAATTCAG is part of the Puniceibacterium sp. IMCC21224 genome and harbors:
- the rplA gene encoding 50S ribosomal protein L1, translated to MAKLGKRTRAAREAFAGKEDITIAEAVALIKGNANAKFDETVEIAMNLGVDPRHADQMVRGVVGLPNGTGKTVRVAVFARGAKAEEATAAGADIVGAEDLMEAIQGGKIDFDRCIATPDMMPIVGRLGKVLGPRNLMPNPKVGTVTMDVKEAITAAKGGQVQFKAEKAGVVHAGVGKVSFDEAKLVENIRAFVSAVTKAKPAGAKGTYLKRIALSSTMGPGITVDVAEANVE
- the rplL gene encoding 50S ribosomal protein L7/L12; amino-acid sequence: MADLKALAEQIVNLTLLEAQELKTILKDEYGIEPAAGGAVMMAGPADAGGAAAEEQTEFDVILKSAGASKINVIKEVRAITGLGLKEAKDLVEAGGKAVKEQVSKAEADEIKGKLEAAGAEVELK
- the rplK gene encoding 50S ribosomal protein L11: MAKKLAGKMKLQIKAGQANPSPPVGPALGQRGINIMEFCKAFNAKTQEMEPGAPCPTVITYYQDKSFTMEIKTPPASYYLKKAAGMKPVGKRNRPKGSPLPGRETVASVTVSQVREIAEAKMKDLSANDVEAAMQIILGSAKSMGIEVK
- the rpoB gene encoding DNA-directed RNA polymerase subunit beta, which codes for MAQSFLGQKRLRKYFGKIREVLEMPNLIEVQKSSYDLFLKSGDQPQPLDGEGIKGVFQSVFPIKDFNETSILEFVSYELEKPKYDVEECQQRDMTYAAPLKVTLRLIVFDIDEDTGAKSVKDIKEQDVYMGDMPLMTPNGTFVVNGTERVIVSQMHRSPGVFFDHDKGKTHSSGKLLFACRIIPYRGSWLDFEFDAKDNVYARIDRRRKLPVTTLLYALGMDQEAIMDAYFNTVTFTAAQGQRGWITKFFPERVRGTRPTFDLVDAESGEILAEAGKKITPRAVKQMIDDDKVKDLLVPFENVVGRFVSKDIINEDTGAIYVEAGDELTWTVDKDGAVTGGTLKDLVDAGVTEIPVLDIDNVTVGAYMRNTMAMDKNAGRDTALMDIYRVMRPGEPPTVEAASNLFDTLFFDSERYDLSAVGRVKMNMRLALDKPDTQRTLDRDDIVACIKALVDLRDGRGDIDDIDHLGNRRVRSVGELMENQYRVGLLRMERAIKERMSSVEIDTVMPQDLINAKPAAAAVREFFGSSQLSQFMDQTNPLSEVTHKRRLSALGPGGLTRERAGFEVRDVHPTHYGRMCPIETPEGPNIGLINSLATFARVNKYGFIETPYRVVKDSVVTDEVHYMSATEEMRHTVAQANANLDENMRFVNDLVSTRKSGDYTLSPNENVDLIDVSPKQLVSVAASLIPFLENDDANRALMGSNMQRQAVPTLRSEAPLVGTGIEEIVARDSGAAIMAKRSGIIDQVDAMRIVVRATDDLELGDAGVDIYRMRKFQRSNQNTCINQRPLVKVGDTVTKGEVIADGPSTDMGELALGKNVIVAFMPWNGYNYEDSILISERISRDDVFTSVHIEEFEVAARDTKLGPEEITRDIPNVGEEALRNLDEAGIVYIGADVEPGDILVGKITPKGESPMTPEEKLLRAIFGEKASDVRDTSLRVKPGDYGTVVEVRVFNRHGVEKDERALQIEREEVERLARDRDDELAILDRNIYARLRSMIEGKIAVKGPKGVRPNSEITDELLSSLTRGQWWQLALTDEDDAKIVEALNEQYEAQKRTLDARFEDKVEKVRRGDDLPPGVMKMVKVFVAVKRKLQPGDKMAGRHGNKGVISKVVPMEDMPFLADGTPVDFCLNPLGVPSRMNVGQILETHMGWAARGLGIKIDEALQDYRRSGDLTPVREAMKIAYGDDVYEEGIVGMDEEHLVEAAGNVTRGVPIATPVFDGAKENDVNDALIRAGFDTSGQSDLFDGRTGEKFSRQVTVGVKYLLKLHHLVDDKIHARSTGPYSLVTQQPLGGKAQFGGQRFGEMEVWALEAYGAAYTLQEMLTVKSDDVAGRTKVYESIVKGEDNFEAGIPESFNVLVKEVRGLGLNMELLDAEEDE
- the nusG gene encoding transcription termination/antitermination protein NusG; protein product: MAKRWYSVSVLSNFEKKIAEQIRTAVAEQELEDQIEEVLVPTEEVIEIRRGKKVTTERRFMPGYVLVKMEMSDRGYHLINSINRVTGFLGPQGRPMPMRDAEVSAILHNVQEGEDSPRTLIHFEIGERVKVNDGPFEDFDGMVEGVDEDTQRLRVAVSIFGRETPVELEFTQVTKQGA
- the rplJ gene encoding 50S ribosomal protein L10, giving the protein MDRAQKEKLVEELGQIFESSGVVVVAHYEGLTVAEMQDLRGRARAAEASVRVAKNRLAKIALEGKPCASIADFLTGMTVLTYSEDPVAAAKVAEDFAKDNKKFEILGGAMGENALDRAGVESVSKMPSREELIASIVGCIGAPASNIAGAIGAPASNIASILSTIEDKAAA
- the secE gene encoding preprotein translocase subunit SecE, encoding MARTNPLQFVQQVRSEVAKVVWPSRREVLLTTVMVFVMASLTAVFFALVDIVIRSGVQEMLTFFG